The genomic window TGTAGCTAAGTCGTTGTTGGTAGGCAAGTATGAGGAATTGGCCCAAACAAAAGGCAGCAGGCAACCACTGATATATAAGGGTGAAACGATTGGGGCAGTTTTGCGATCGCGCACTGGAGTAAAACCTCTGTACATCTCCAGTGGTCATCGAATTAGTTTACCTACGGCAATTGAGTATGTATTACGCTGCACGCCCAAATATCGGCTACCGGAAACTACACGCATTGCTGATAAATTAGCGTCGGCGAAATAAAGCTTGTTGAAGTTTTTTCTAAATACTTGCTTGCGCCGACTCAATCGTGTTAGGAATCGCACAGAAAGAAGTTGAAGTAGCTAAATACGAGTTACGAAATTAGAACAATGAACGCACTGACTTTACAGTGGCACGATGCAGGTGAAGATAAAACTCAGAACATTTACGAACAACAGTCAAGTCAAAATCCTGGCACTGTCCGCATCGGTCGCGACCCACTCCGGTGCGATATTGTTCTGAGTCACCCTACTGTCTCTGGTCTGCACGTTGAAATCTTTTTTCATCACCAGCAACGGGGCTTTTATATCAGGAATTTGCGATCGCAAAATCCCCCCATTGTCGATGGACGGCAATTAGTCCAAGGTGAAATGCCTTTAACTGAGGGCACTAGTATCTCTTTGGGACAAATAAAACTCAACGTTACTAGCATTTCCACGGGCAGCATTCCAGCAACAATTTTGCTCTCACCCCATCCACCAGTACACGGACATCACCACTATCCAGCCACACCCCCCGCACCACTGCCAGGAGTTTACGGCTTAGAATGCCCCAAATGTCATAAAGTTTCCCCAGGAGAGAATTTACAAATTGGCTGTCATTGGTGTGGGACATCTTTGGCTGCGGCTGTGAGTGTGTTAGTAGCACCGGGTAGTTGAGAAGGAGGGCAGAGTGGCAGGGGAGTAGGGGGGAATAACTAATGACAAATGACTTACAAATTAAATTGAGTTGGGAAGATCCGGCGACGGGAGAACGGCGAGAACCAATGTTGAGTATGCCGATCGCTTTTGGTCGAGAATTTGCTCGTTTACCTGCTGAACTCAGGGGAGGGCGGGTTTCTAGGATGCTGCTTAACAGTAACGAAGTTTCTCGCTATCATGCCCTAATTGACTGGGAACAAGACCATTTGGTGGTGATTGACCAAGGTAGCGTTAACGGTGTGTATGTCAACGGTCAACCACAAACCCGCAGTGTCTTGGTTAATGGCGATACGTTGCAAATTGGCCCCTATGCGATCATGGTGACATTTGCTGCTAGCGCCTCTGCACCAGATACCACCCCCCCTTCAACGATTCACTTCAATGCAAAGACCAATCTCCCAGACCCCAGTTTGCCTGTAGTTCAGCCGCTAAGTCCCTTGGCAAGTAATTTCCCGCCATTAGCGTTTCAGGCAGAAAAAGTCGCTGTGCAAGCACTTCATGCTACGGGTTTACCAGTAGATGAATCTGATTATCTAGCGATCGGGGCGGGACTGGGTAGCTTTTTTTGGGCTAATTTGTTGCGAATTAGTGGTGTGCGTGCTGACAAAATTGTAGCTTTAGGATTAGAGGGGCAGCCCTATGCTCGTTACAAGCGCCTGTGTTTGAATTCGCAAATTCCCTTACATGAAAGACTGCGATCTAATTCTGACTCTTGTCCTGATAATATTTGGGGCTGGCCTAGTTATGCCTTGCGTGAGGCTTGGCACGATTTCACCAAAGGAGAGATG from Nostoc sp. UHCC 0926 includes these protein-coding regions:
- a CDS encoding FHA domain-containing protein produces the protein MNALTLQWHDAGEDKTQNIYEQQSSQNPGTVRIGRDPLRCDIVLSHPTVSGLHVEIFFHHQQRGFYIRNLRSQNPPIVDGRQLVQGEMPLTEGTSISLGQIKLNVTSISTGSIPATILLSPHPPVHGHHHYPATPPAPLPGVYGLECPKCHKVSPGENLQIGCHWCGTSLAAAVSVLVAPGS